Proteins from a genomic interval of Drosophila melanogaster chromosome 2R:
- the mAChR-A gene encoding muscarinic acetylcholine Receptor, A-type, isoform A, with the protein MEPVMSLALAAHGPPSILEPLFKTVTTSTTTTTTTTTSTTTTTASPAGYSPGYPGTTLLTALFENLTSTAASGLYDPYSGMYGNQTNGTIGFETKGPRYSLASMVVMGFVAAILSTVTVAGNVMVMISFKIDKQLQTISNYFLFSLAIADFAIGAISMPLFAVTTILGYWPLGPIVCDTWLALDYLASNASVLNLLIISFDRYFSVTRPLTYRAKRTTNRAAVMIGAAWGISLLLWPPWIYSWPYIEGKRTVPKDECYIQFIETNQYITFGTALAAFYFPVTIMCFLYWRIWRETKKRQKDLPNLQAGKKDSSKRSNSSDENTVVNHASGGLLAFAQVGGNDHDTWRRPRSESSPDAESVYMTNMVIDSGYHGMHSRKSSIKSTNTIKKSYTCFGSIKEWCIAWWHSGREDSDDFAYEQEEPSDLGCTSMNVMRDNYSMGGSVSGVRPPSILLSDVSPTPLPRPPLASISQLQEMSAVTASTTANVNTSGNGNGAINNNNNASHNGNGAVNGNGAGNGSGIGLGTTGNATHRDSRTLPVINRINSRSVSQDSVYTILIRLPSDGASSNAANGGGGGPGAGAAASASLSMQGDCAPSIKMIHEDGPTTTAAAAPLASAAATRRPLPSRDSEFSLPLGRRMSHAQHDARLLNAKVIPKQLGKAGGGAAGGGVGGAHALMNARNAAKKKKKSQEKRQESKAAKTLSAILLSFIITWTPYNILVLIKPLTTCSDCIPTELWDFFYALCYINSTINPMCYALCNATFRRTYVRILTCKWHTRNREGMVRGVYN; encoded by the exons ATGGAGCCGGTCATGAGTCTGGCATTGGCCGCCCATGGACCGCCTAGCATACTAGAGCCGCTGTTTAAGACCGTAACCACGAGCACAacgaccaccaccaccacgacgACCAgcacgacgacgacgacggcgagTCCTGCAGGGTATTCGCCAGGATACCCGGGCACCACTCTTCTGACCGCCCTGTTCGAGAACCTGACGTCCACGGCGGCGAGCGGGCTATACGATCCCTATTCGGGAATGTACGGAAACCAGACGAACGGCACCATCGGCTTCGAGACAAAGGGACCTCGGTACTCACTGGCCTCCATGGTGGTCATGGGCTTCGTGGCGGCGATTTTGAGCACGGTGACGGTGGCGGGCAATGTCATGGTGATGATATCCTTTAAGATCGACAAGCAGCTGCAGACGATCAGCAACTACTTCTTGTTCTCGCTGGCCATCGCGGACTTCGCCATTGGCGCTATATCGATGCCGCTTTTTGCGGTGACCACAATCCTGGGCTACTGGCCCTTGGGTCCCATCGTCTGCGACACCTGGCTGGCCCTGGACTACCTGGCATCGAATGCTTCAGTGCTGAACCTGCTGATCATCAGTTTCGATCGGTACTTCAGTGTCACTCGACCGCTGACGTACCGCGCCAAAAGGACCACCAACCGGGCGGCGGTGATGATTGGCGCCGCCTGGGGCATCAGCCTGCTCCTCTGGCCGCCCTGGATCTACAGCTGGCCCTACATCGAGGGCAAGCGGACGGTGCCCAAGGACGAGTGCTACATCCAGTTCATCGAGACCAACCAGTACATCACCTTCGGCACGGCACTGGCCGCCTTCTACTTCCCGGTCACCATCATGTGCTTCCTCTACTGGCGCATCTGGCGCGAGACGAAAAAGCGGCAGAAGGACCTGCCCAACCTGCAGGCGGGCAAGAAAGACTCCAGCAAGAGATCAAACAGCAG TGACGAAAACACGGTGGTGAATCACGCCTCTGGCGGCCTGCTGGCCTTCGCCCAGGTGGGCGGAAACGACCATGACACCTGGCGACGTCCGCGCTCCGAGAGTTCACCGGACGCGGAGAGTGTCTACATGACCAACATGGTCATCGACTCCGGCTACCACGGGATGCACTCGCGCAAGTCAAGC ATCAAAAGCACGAATACAATCAAAAAATCGTACACCTGCTTCGGCAGCATCAAGGAGTGGTGCATTGCGTGGTGGCACTCCGGTCGCGAGGACTCCGACGACTTCGCCTACGAGCAGGAGGAGCCTTCTGATTTAGG ATGCACCTCGATGAACGTGATGCGGGACAACTACTCGATGGGCGGCAGCGTGAGCGGCGTGCGTCCGCCCAGCATTCTCCTGTCGGATGTCTCGCCCAcgccgctgccacgcccaccgcttGCCTCCATCTCGCAGCTGCAGGAAATGAGTGCGGTTACGGCGAGCACAACGGCGAATGTGAATACcagtggcaatggcaatggcgccatcaacaacaacaacaacgccaGCCACAACGGGAACGGCGCAGTGAACGGGAATGGggccggaaacggaagtggaaTCGGACTGGGTACAACCGGAAATGCGACGCACCGCGACTCGCGCACTCTGCCCGTTATCAATCGCATTAACTCACGGTCGGTGAGCCAGGACTCCGTGTACACGATACTCATCCGCCTGCCTTCCGACGGCGCATCCAGCAACGCGGCCAACGGAGGAGGGGGTGGCCCTGGTGCCGGGGCAGCTGCCTCCGCGTCCTTGAGCATGCAAGGCGACTGTGCGCCCTCCATCAAGATGATACACGAGGACGGGCCCACGACGACGGCAGCGGCAGCTCCTTTGGCAAGCGCCGCAGCCACACGACGACCTTTGCCCTCGCGAGACTCTGAGTTCAGCCTGCCACTCGGACGGAGGATGTCCCATGCCCAGCACGATGCCAGGCTACTCAACGCCAAGGTCATACCCAAGCAGCTGGGCAAGGCTGGGGGCGGGGCAGCGGGCGGCGGAGTGGGCGGAGCCCACGCCCTCATGAACGCCCGCAATGCTgccaagaagaaaaagaaatcgCAAGAGAAGCGGCAGGAGTCGAAGGCGGCCAAGACGCTGTCGGCTATCCTGCTGAGCTTCATCATCACGTGGACTCCGTACAACATCCTGGTGCTGATCAAGCCGCTGACCACCTGCTCCGACTGCATACCCACGGAGCTGTGGGACTTTTTCTACGCCCTGTGCTACATCAACTCGACGATCAACCCCATGTGCTACGCCTTGTGCAACGCCACC
- the mAChR-A gene encoding muscarinic acetylcholine Receptor, A-type, isoform B produces the protein MEPVMSLALAAHGPPSILEPLFKTVTTSTTTTTTTTTSTTTTTASPAGYSPGYPGTTLLTALFENLTSTAASGLYDPYSGMYGNQTNGTIGFETKGPRYSLASMVVMGFVAAILSTVTVAGNVMVMISFKIDKQLQTISNYFLFSLAIADFAIGAISMPLFAVTTILGYWPLGPIVCDTWLALDYLASNASVLNLLIISFDRYFSVTRPLTYRAKRTTNRAAVMIGAAWGISLLLWPPWIYSWPYIEGKRTVPKDECYIQFIETNQYITFGTALAAFYFPVTIMCFLYWRIWRETKKRQKDLPNLQAGKKDSSKRSNSSDENTVVNHASGGLLAFAQVGGNDHDTWRRPRSESSPDAESVYMTNMVIDSGYHGMHSRKSSIKSTNTIKKSYTCFGSIKEWCIAWWHSGREDSDDFAYEQEEPSDLGYATPVTIETPLQSSVSRCTSMNVMRDNYSMGGSVSGVRPPSILLSDVSPTPLPRPPLASISQLQEMSAVTASTTANVNTSGNGNGAINNNNNASHNGNGAVNGNGAGNGSGIGLGTTGNATHRDSRTLPVINRINSRSVSQDSVYTILIRLPSDGASSNAANGGGGGPGAGAAASASLSMQGDCAPSIKMIHEDGPTTTAAAAPLASAAATRRPLPSRDSEFSLPLGRRMSHAQHDARLLNAKVIPKQLGKAGGGAAGGGVGGAHALMNARNAAKKKKKSQEKRQESKAAKTLSAILLSFIITWTPYNILVLIKPLTTCSDCIPTELWDFFYALCYINSTINPMCYALCNATFRRTYVRILTCKWHTRNREGMVRGVYN, from the exons ATGGAGCCGGTCATGAGTCTGGCATTGGCCGCCCATGGACCGCCTAGCATACTAGAGCCGCTGTTTAAGACCGTAACCACGAGCACAacgaccaccaccaccacgacgACCAgcacgacgacgacgacggcgagTCCTGCAGGGTATTCGCCAGGATACCCGGGCACCACTCTTCTGACCGCCCTGTTCGAGAACCTGACGTCCACGGCGGCGAGCGGGCTATACGATCCCTATTCGGGAATGTACGGAAACCAGACGAACGGCACCATCGGCTTCGAGACAAAGGGACCTCGGTACTCACTGGCCTCCATGGTGGTCATGGGCTTCGTGGCGGCGATTTTGAGCACGGTGACGGTGGCGGGCAATGTCATGGTGATGATATCCTTTAAGATCGACAAGCAGCTGCAGACGATCAGCAACTACTTCTTGTTCTCGCTGGCCATCGCGGACTTCGCCATTGGCGCTATATCGATGCCGCTTTTTGCGGTGACCACAATCCTGGGCTACTGGCCCTTGGGTCCCATCGTCTGCGACACCTGGCTGGCCCTGGACTACCTGGCATCGAATGCTTCAGTGCTGAACCTGCTGATCATCAGTTTCGATCGGTACTTCAGTGTCACTCGACCGCTGACGTACCGCGCCAAAAGGACCACCAACCGGGCGGCGGTGATGATTGGCGCCGCCTGGGGCATCAGCCTGCTCCTCTGGCCGCCCTGGATCTACAGCTGGCCCTACATCGAGGGCAAGCGGACGGTGCCCAAGGACGAGTGCTACATCCAGTTCATCGAGACCAACCAGTACATCACCTTCGGCACGGCACTGGCCGCCTTCTACTTCCCGGTCACCATCATGTGCTTCCTCTACTGGCGCATCTGGCGCGAGACGAAAAAGCGGCAGAAGGACCTGCCCAACCTGCAGGCGGGCAAGAAAGACTCCAGCAAGAGATCAAACAGCAG TGACGAAAACACGGTGGTGAATCACGCCTCTGGCGGCCTGCTGGCCTTCGCCCAGGTGGGCGGAAACGACCATGACACCTGGCGACGTCCGCGCTCCGAGAGTTCACCGGACGCGGAGAGTGTCTACATGACCAACATGGTCATCGACTCCGGCTACCACGGGATGCACTCGCGCAAGTCAAGC ATCAAAAGCACGAATACAATCAAAAAATCGTACACCTGCTTCGGCAGCATCAAGGAGTGGTGCATTGCGTGGTGGCACTCCGGTCGCGAGGACTCCGACGACTTCGCCTACGAGCAGGAGGAGCCTTCTGATTTAGGGTATGCAACACCAGTAACAATTGAAACTCCTTTACAAAGCTCCGTCTCCAG ATGCACCTCGATGAACGTGATGCGGGACAACTACTCGATGGGCGGCAGCGTGAGCGGCGTGCGTCCGCCCAGCATTCTCCTGTCGGATGTCTCGCCCAcgccgctgccacgcccaccgcttGCCTCCATCTCGCAGCTGCAGGAAATGAGTGCGGTTACGGCGAGCACAACGGCGAATGTGAATACcagtggcaatggcaatggcgccatcaacaacaacaacaacgccaGCCACAACGGGAACGGCGCAGTGAACGGGAATGGggccggaaacggaagtggaaTCGGACTGGGTACAACCGGAAATGCGACGCACCGCGACTCGCGCACTCTGCCCGTTATCAATCGCATTAACTCACGGTCGGTGAGCCAGGACTCCGTGTACACGATACTCATCCGCCTGCCTTCCGACGGCGCATCCAGCAACGCGGCCAACGGAGGAGGGGGTGGCCCTGGTGCCGGGGCAGCTGCCTCCGCGTCCTTGAGCATGCAAGGCGACTGTGCGCCCTCCATCAAGATGATACACGAGGACGGGCCCACGACGACGGCAGCGGCAGCTCCTTTGGCAAGCGCCGCAGCCACACGACGACCTTTGCCCTCGCGAGACTCTGAGTTCAGCCTGCCACTCGGACGGAGGATGTCCCATGCCCAGCACGATGCCAGGCTACTCAACGCCAAGGTCATACCCAAGCAGCTGGGCAAGGCTGGGGGCGGGGCAGCGGGCGGCGGAGTGGGCGGAGCCCACGCCCTCATGAACGCCCGCAATGCTgccaagaagaaaaagaaatcgCAAGAGAAGCGGCAGGAGTCGAAGGCGGCCAAGACGCTGTCGGCTATCCTGCTGAGCTTCATCATCACGTGGACTCCGTACAACATCCTGGTGCTGATCAAGCCGCTGACCACCTGCTCCGACTGCATACCCACGGAGCTGTGGGACTTTTTCTACGCCCTGTGCTACATCAACTCGACGATCAACCCCATGTGCTACGCCTTGTGCAACGCCACC